The following nucleotide sequence is from Flavobacterium sp. N1736.
TTTTATTAATTATATTTTTTGCTTACTAACTTATAGCGTAGTTATTACTTTGGTTAGTGAACATTTGTCGTGTGCAAATTAAGAGGAAGGGTTTTTAAATTAAAAGGGAGAAGTAATAAGTGCCTTTTATTAGGCATAACCGTTTATTAGAAATCAGCAGGTTATTTTAAAAGATTATGATGAGAATTGAAATTTCATCATCAAAAAAAGAGAGGTTTTTACATTTTATTAAAAATTCTGTCAAGAAATTCTTTGGTGATCGGTTTAACATGAAAAGAGACAACATTTTTGTTATTGCTAGATCGATCGATGTCTTCGTTGTCAATCGTTGAGGATATAACATACACTTTTGTATAATTTTTTAAGGAATCCGGCAGTTTATCAAACGCTTCCAGAAATTCGAATCCTGACATAAGAGGCATGTATATATCTACAAATATTATTTGAGGTAACTCAGAAATAGTATCCTGATTATGCTGAAGATATTTTATAGCTTCTTCGGCTGTGGTATGTAGTAATACTTTATTTCCAAAATTGTTTTGAGTAATCATACGTGATGCAATATAGAGGTCAATCATATTATCATCAATAATCATCACGGTCTCAAATTTTGCCGGTTCTTCTGTGCTCATGGTTTCAAATTTTTTAATGTGATAATAAATGTCGTTCCTATACCTTTTTCTGATTGTATTTCTATCGAACCCTGCAATAGTTCTATGGCATCTTTCACGATATATAAGCCGATACCCGAACCGGCTTTTTTACCTGAAATTCGAAAAAACATATCATATATTTTTTGATGATATTCAGGATCGATCCCAATCCCGTTATCGGCGATAGTAATTTGGAGGTGCTCATGGCCTGAATTTCCAGTTATCTTTATATATCTTCCGGCTGCTTCTTTCTTATGGTATTTTATTGCGTTAGAAATAATATTCTCTAAAATGGTATTAAACCGAAGCCTGTCTGTATAAAAGGTATGTTCTTCTTTAACTTCAATTTCATATTGTATTCCTTTCGAATCTCTCATACTTTGAAGCGAATCTACCGTATTGCGTATTGACTCATTAACCGAAATTTTTTCCACATCCAGACCTGTTCGGTTGTTTCGTGAGTAGTTTAAAATATTTTTAATAAAATCATCCAGGCGATTGACGCTAGCCCGTATCATTTTAACGTGTTTAAGGGTATCTTTTTCCTGGGTTTCTGTTTCAATAAATGAAAGCAGACCCAAAATAGAGGTTAGGGGAGAACGTAAATCATGAGATACACTGTATACAAATTTATCCAGTTCAGAATTGGTTTTGATAAGTTCTCTGTTTCTTTTTTCGAGATTTATTTCTGCTTTTGTGCGATCTGAAATATCATTCGAAAGAATTAATCTGGCAGGTGATCCTTCATAGACAATATCATGCGCAATAATTTCAACAGGAAAAATAGTTCCATCTTTTTTTACATGATTCCATTTTCCTCTATTGTAATTTGATTTGTTAATATGTGAAGTATTACTGAATGTAATGAATAGATTTTTATCATCGTTTGGTCTTATATCTACCGCAGTCATCGAAAGAAATTCTTCGTGGCTATAACCATACTGCATAATAGACATTTTATTTACATCCAGAAATTTAAAAGTCATTAAATCGATAATCCACATTGGCATTGGATTGTTATCAAAGAGGTATCTGTATTTTTTTTCACTTTTTTTCAGCTCTTTTTGTGCCAGTTTCGTTTCTGTAATATCAACAAGAACAATAACGCTTCCGGTTATCTTACCTTCAGCATTTCGAACATGAACAGGGTATGGCAATACATTACGCTTATCTCCGTTGGGGCGTTCGATAATTATTTCCTTACCAACACTTGATTCATCTTCAGTAAGTGCTGTCGCAAGCGAACATACACTTAGGGGGTCGCGATTATTTTTACTATTGTATTTATTCCATGAATAGTGCCATAAATCTTCTCCTATTTCAGGTTCTCTCCCCCATAAAATAGCGGCAGCCTTATTATAAATTAATATACGTCCGTCACAATCGCATGAATAAGTAGCAATAGGAAGTTTGTGGATAAGATCCTTATACATTTTTTCCCGATCTTCAATCTTTTTTCGAGATAAAACCTGTTCTGTAACGTCATTAGCAAAGAAAAGAATACCATCAATATTGTTATCGACATCCCTGTGGGCTTGATAAATGAAATTTAAATAAGTATCAACTATTCCTTTTCCGCAACGATCAAATTTTATTAGCTTTTCATTAGCATAAAACGTTTCACCCGTTTTATAGACAGTATCTAAAATTTCAAAAATCCCTTGTGTTTCAAGTTCAGGCAATACTTCTTTTAAGGTTTTTCCAATAATATCCTTTTTATCGATTAATTGCAGATAAAGTTTATTTGCCAATTCATAGACATGATTAGGACCTTTTAAAATCCCCATACATGAAGGTGCCTGAGAATATAAATTATAGAACCGGCGTTTTTCAACTTCAAAAGCTTTTTGAATGTTTTTTTTCTCATTAACGTATACATCAATGCTGTCTTTTTGTTTATCAGATACTTTTGGTAATCGTGAGTTTGTAATGTTTGATGTATTGTCTGTATTAATGTTTTCGTATCCGTTTATCTGGTACGTTTTGCATTCTTTTTTAATGTGTTCCAGAGCGCATTTAACCTTTTTAGATAAAGTAGTAATGTTCTCTTTTAATACTAAGTCGGTCACTCCGGTTTTTATTAATTTTATGGCTTCTTCAACATCTATGTTTGCTGCAATAAAAATAAAAGGTGTTTGCGGAGCAAGTCTTTGTTTTACATTAAAAAGTGTCATTCCGTCGAAGGATGGAAAAACATAATTAGAAAGAATAAGGTCAGGTTTAAAATTATGAATTGCCGCTTCATAATCGTTCACCGAGTGAACAATGCTCACAATACAATCAATGTTGCCAATTTTCAACTCGTTTTCGATTGACTTGATAGCAGCAGCGTCTTGCTCAACAATTAGTATTTTTGTTTTCATAGCGATTATTCCGTCTGTATTACTTAGAATTAAATTAAAATAGCAATTTGTTTATTCTTTAAGTTTAATAAATTTGTTAAAGTCATCTTGCCGTCTTTTAGCGATTGATATAATTGCTCCATTAGAAAGTTCACAGAAATAGCCGTCTTTTTTTGAAATTTTAGCGATATGTCGAAGATTGATAATGTAGGAATGAT
It contains:
- a CDS encoding two-component system response regulator, giving the protein MSTEEPAKFETVMIIDDNMIDLYIASRMITQNNFGNKVLLHTTAEEAIKYLQHNQDTISELPQIIFVDIYMPLMSGFEFLEAFDKLPDSLKNYTKVYVISSTIDNEDIDRSSNNKNVVSFHVKPITKEFLDRIFNKM
- a CDS encoding PAS domain S-box protein; the protein is MKTKILIVEQDAAAIKSIENELKIGNIDCIVSIVHSVNDYEAAIHNFKPDLILSNYVFPSFDGMTLFNVKQRLAPQTPFIFIAANIDVEEAIKLIKTGVTDLVLKENITTLSKKVKCALEHIKKECKTYQINGYENINTDNTSNITNSRLPKVSDKQKDSIDVYVNEKKNIQKAFEVEKRRFYNLYSQAPSCMGILKGPNHVYELANKLYLQLIDKKDIIGKTLKEVLPELETQGIFEILDTVYKTGETFYANEKLIKFDRCGKGIVDTYLNFIYQAHRDVDNNIDGILFFANDVTEQVLSRKKIEDREKMYKDLIHKLPIATYSCDCDGRILIYNKAAAILWGREPEIGEDLWHYSWNKYNSKNNRDPLSVCSLATALTEDESSVGKEIIIERPNGDKRNVLPYPVHVRNAEGKITGSVIVLVDITETKLAQKELKKSEKKYRYLFDNNPMPMWIIDLMTFKFLDVNKMSIMQYGYSHEEFLSMTAVDIRPNDDKNLFITFSNTSHINKSNYNRGKWNHVKKDGTIFPVEIIAHDIVYEGSPARLILSNDISDRTKAEINLEKRNRELIKTNSELDKFVYSVSHDLRSPLTSILGLLSFIETETQEKDTLKHVKMIRASVNRLDDFIKNILNYSRNNRTGLDVEKISVNESIRNTVDSLQSMRDSKGIQYEIEVKEEHTFYTDRLRFNTILENIISNAIKYHKKEAAGRYIKITGNSGHEHLQITIADNGIGIDPEYHQKIYDMFFRISGKKAGSGIGLYIVKDAIELLQGSIEIQSEKGIGTTFIITLKNLKP